Proteins from a genomic interval of Flammeovirgaceae bacterium SG7u.111:
- a CDS encoding mechanosensitive ion channel has product MLEELIQSFSDFKDSVIHGLPAFVIGLVFLATFTSIGSLLRKYSRKRLFKRLNDRLLVNFIGRFIFLAMLTIGIVLFLNQVGLGKAAGGLLAGAGVSAIIIGFAFKDIGENLLAGFFLAFSRPFGIGDVIEIESIKGKVRALSFRNTHIRTFDGKDIYVPNAMLIKHPLINYTRDGLLRYDFVVGIDYANDVTKAVDLVTRTLESEQKIENEGNLKPFILLEELGTNTINLRIFYWVNSYKSMDHIAELRTKVVNRVVSSLINNGFNLPANIVEVKPYSKPKPLPL; this is encoded by the coding sequence ATGCTCGAAGAACTTATCCAATCCTTTTCCGACTTTAAAGACTCTGTCATCCACGGCTTGCCCGCTTTTGTGATAGGGCTTGTCTTTCTTGCCACATTTACCAGCATAGGTTCTCTTTTGCGCAAATATTCTCGCAAAAGGCTTTTCAAGCGTCTTAATGACCGCTTACTTGTCAATTTTATTGGTCGTTTTATCTTTCTTGCCATGCTCACCATTGGGATTGTGCTTTTCCTCAATCAAGTAGGTTTGGGAAAAGCGGCTGGCGGGTTACTTGCCGGAGCAGGGGTTTCTGCAATTATCATTGGTTTTGCGTTCAAAGATATAGGCGAGAATCTTTTGGCAGGTTTTTTCCTCGCTTTCAGTCGCCCTTTTGGCATAGGCGATGTGATAGAAATAGAAAGCATAAAAGGCAAGGTAAGGGCACTCAGCTTCAGAAATACCCACATACGGACGTTCGATGGAAAAGATATTTATGTACCCAATGCCATGCTCATCAAGCACCCACTCATCAACTATACTCGCGACGGTCTGCTACGCTACGATTTTGTAGTAGGCATAGATTACGCTAATGATGTAACTAAAGCCGTAGACCTAGTTACTAGAACATTGGAAAGTGAACAAAAAATTGAAAATGAAGGGAATTTAAAACCTTTTATTTTACTAGAAGAACTTGGTACCAACACGATCAATCTCCGGATATTTTATTGGGTCAATTCCTACAAATCTATGGACCATATAGCTGAACTACGCACCAAGGTGGTCAATAGAGTAGTAAGCTCTCTGATCAACAATGGTTTCAATTTGCCAGCCAATATCGTGGAAGTAAAGCCCTATAGCAAGCCCAAGCCTCTTCCCCTATAA
- a CDS encoding CorA family divalent cation transporter yields METTAYLITSEGLSPQAFSGNIEELDKEKAYWLDIKLNNRSVAERHLQHFGFSNRVMKFIEEPVRSTRINFYDEVMIMNLIISDSTDIYEPEYFTTLVKGNLILTIMKETSNVFEELEEEIENNVFEFDFNLNHLLYYMITEVLHQGMDNLLVTRKRVKKMAQLVDDDPGEVPLTEITNCKHEISQLTNIVEDQYNMLGFIPRFDWSSDATTVRKEIMELVRGFGHLFNAYERLEEKVETIQAQYQLSLQERGNKRLNTLTVVQAIFVPLTLIAGIYGMNFAIMPELQWDYGYFYVLALMVAIAVGELLWFYKKGWFD; encoded by the coding sequence ATGGAAACCACAGCTTACCTCATTACATCCGAAGGACTTTCTCCCCAAGCTTTTTCTGGAAATATAGAAGAGCTTGATAAAGAGAAAGCGTATTGGCTTGACATCAAGCTCAACAACAGGTCTGTAGCGGAACGCCACCTCCAGCACTTTGGGTTTAGTAACCGTGTGATGAAGTTTATAGAAGAGCCGGTTCGCTCTACACGGATCAATTTTTATGACGAGGTAATGATAATGAACCTAATTATTTCTGATTCAACAGACATCTATGAACCAGAGTACTTCACCACGTTGGTGAAAGGAAACCTGATTTTGACAATTATGAAAGAGACAAGCAACGTGTTTGAAGAGTTGGAAGAAGAGATTGAAAATAATGTGTTCGAGTTCGATTTTAACCTCAATCATTTGCTTTACTATATGATAACTGAGGTTCTTCATCAAGGAATGGATAACTTGTTGGTAACCAGAAAGAGGGTGAAAAAGATGGCGCAGCTAGTAGATGACGACCCGGGCGAAGTACCCTTAACTGAAATTACGAACTGTAAACATGAAATAAGTCAGCTGACCAATATAGTGGAGGATCAGTACAACATGTTGGGTTTCATCCCAAGGTTCGACTGGTCTTCTGATGCTACTACCGTAAGAAAAGAAATTATGGAGCTGGTGAGAGGCTTTGGGCATTTGTTCAATGCCTATGAAAGGTTGGAAGAAAAAGTGGAGACCATTCAAGCTCAATACCAGCTATCTCTTCAGGAGAGGGGTAACAAAAGGCTAAATACGCTGACGGTGGTGCAGGCTATTTTTGTCCCCCTCACGCTCATAGCTGGTATCTATGGAATGAACTTTGCCATTATGCCCGAGCTCCAATGGGACTATGGATATTTTTATGTACTTGCACTGATGGTGGCAATTGCCGTAGGCGAACTGCTGTGGTTTTATAAGAAGGGATGGTTTGATTAA
- a CDS encoding fibronectin type III domain-containing protein has translation MKKLFIPLFLLLYSSFAYAQNEVRSINIDPNSGHKIDVGSSGFNVRIADKVWSYTHPDLREAVHELQPGWLRYFSGTMGDAFNSATGQYDLDYAMMFDKSKQYLTGYEFTDVKGPHRITDLYQLLGEINGKLIVTVNAFSESPTITRELARFVKNNHIEVEAWQFCNEPYFYVPHRERYWWNSGYDYAQKMKPHADAILEVFPEAKLALNFTWDGIWGFMKEINLYQKEHGAFWNTFSKHSYAPHTGKKQTIEEAYKRANTKLLEATDKYAMEEIEAYTAEGIPMIITEFGVWNKPLNGIYSSVYHIEYVMRQLQHPNTRFVGAHEVSSKYSPKENFNQLIRDAFEKGEKLDTDSIRTGINRTLEGKAYKIFHEATNNSNFIYNTQIENGFKVDGMKGSQVDGNFAQAYRGINGFDYLVVTNRSTNSTSFELTLGGKPLKKELQIEYISAETLDTKNTDIKTEIGKEGKILVRPLSLTVVKWKSDTKPLIQSPRIYDLKVMENGVKAIWGKQNGVETYQIHYGKDSKKLKQKTSVVKGNEVEISGLEKGKTYYFQLKATNSYGELSYSTILSLDFSLPQSPRIFKTARRNNTATIMWESVAGAEGYLLKYVQENGKEVIVDTKNVFGYRVKDLQMDTNYAFSVAAYNGLGQSAFSADEEIILKKDIPYSPRNVSAKEMTNGDIKINWIAQKQNPPQTKYTVYRGAKLHEFEVLAENVEQEFYIDSSTEKGKQYFYTVKAKTEAGESNFYPNIATPLKANKGYSIEITSTKKDAKGDFIIDVAFKNILLDGEYSYGIVYSNISFLNVEEARVEGKALNTNSGTFQVILPKNKLQSKARFAIKAFVNTNGKDLFSPDSENIIQAD, from the coding sequence ATGAAAAAACTATTCATCCCCCTATTTTTACTTTTATACAGCTCTTTCGCTTATGCACAAAATGAAGTACGAAGTATCAATATCGACCCTAACAGCGGACATAAAATAGATGTAGGCAGCAGTGGGTTTAATGTACGCATAGCAGATAAGGTTTGGAGCTACACACATCCTGATTTACGAGAAGCAGTCCACGAATTGCAGCCTGGTTGGTTACGTTATTTCTCTGGTACTATGGGAGATGCCTTCAACAGCGCCACAGGGCAATATGATTTGGATTATGCGATGATGTTCGACAAATCGAAACAATACCTCACTGGCTATGAATTCACAGACGTTAAAGGTCCACACCGCATTACGGACCTTTACCAATTACTCGGTGAAATCAACGGGAAACTAATCGTTACTGTAAATGCTTTTTCCGAATCGCCAACGATAACTAGAGAATTGGCAAGATTTGTCAAAAACAACCACATAGAGGTGGAAGCATGGCAATTTTGCAACGAGCCGTATTTCTACGTTCCCCATCGCGAGCGGTACTGGTGGAACAGTGGCTACGACTATGCCCAAAAAATGAAGCCTCATGCCGATGCGATTTTAGAAGTATTTCCTGAGGCAAAATTGGCTTTAAACTTTACTTGGGACGGCATTTGGGGGTTTATGAAAGAAATAAACCTTTACCAAAAAGAACATGGCGCTTTTTGGAATACTTTTTCCAAACACTCTTACGCTCCGCATACGGGGAAAAAGCAGACAATAGAAGAAGCATACAAGCGGGCAAACACGAAACTGCTAGAAGCTACGGATAAGTACGCAATGGAAGAAATAGAAGCGTATACTGCCGAGGGAATCCCAATGATCATCACGGAATTTGGTGTGTGGAACAAGCCCCTAAATGGGATTTATTCTAGCGTCTACCATATAGAATATGTAATGCGCCAGCTCCAACATCCAAATACTCGGTTTGTGGGAGCGCATGAGGTCAGTAGCAAATATTCGCCAAAGGAAAATTTCAACCAGCTCATTAGAGATGCTTTTGAAAAAGGAGAAAAGCTTGATACAGACAGCATTCGCACAGGTATAAATAGAACCCTGGAAGGCAAAGCCTACAAAATATTTCATGAGGCTACCAACAACTCCAATTTTATCTACAACACACAAATAGAGAATGGATTTAAGGTAGATGGAATGAAAGGTTCGCAAGTAGATGGAAATTTTGCCCAAGCTTACCGAGGCATCAATGGATTTGACTATTTGGTTGTGACCAATAGAAGTACAAACTCGACTTCCTTCGAGTTAACATTAGGCGGAAAACCTTTAAAAAAAGAACTGCAAATCGAATATATCAGCGCCGAAACTCTTGACACAAAAAATACCGATATAAAAACGGAAATTGGAAAAGAAGGAAAAATACTAGTGAGGCCACTGAGCTTGACCGTAGTAAAATGGAAATCGGATACTAAGCCCTTGATCCAGTCTCCCAGAATTTATGATTTGAAAGTGATGGAAAATGGGGTTAAGGCTATTTGGGGAAAACAAAATGGGGTGGAAACTTACCAAATACATTATGGAAAAGACTCTAAAAAGCTCAAACAAAAAACATCTGTAGTTAAAGGAAATGAAGTGGAAATCTCGGGTTTAGAAAAAGGGAAAACGTATTATTTCCAATTGAAAGCAACTAATTCGTACGGCGAGCTTTCGTACTCAACCATACTTTCCTTGGACTTTAGCCTTCCACAAAGTCCCCGTATTTTTAAAACGGCCAGAAGAAATAATACGGCTACGATCATGTGGGAAAGTGTTGCCGGAGCTGAGGGCTATTTATTAAAATATGTTCAAGAAAATGGTAAAGAGGTTATAGTAGATACTAAAAATGTATTTGGATACCGAGTAAAAGACTTACAAATGGATACCAACTATGCGTTTTCCGTAGCTGCTTATAACGGACTTGGGCAAAGCGCTTTTTCAGCTGATGAAGAAATCATTCTCAAAAAAGATATCCCTTATTCGCCAAGGAATGTTTCTGCAAAGGAAATGACCAATGGGGACATTAAAATAAATTGGATAGCCCAAAAACAAAACCCGCCTCAAACAAAATACACGGTGTATAGAGGGGCAAAGCTTCATGAGTTTGAAGTGCTGGCGGAAAACGTGGAGCAAGAGTTCTACATTGACAGCAGCACCGAAAAAGGAAAGCAGTATTTCTACACCGTAAAAGCCAAAACGGAAGCTGGCGAGAGTAATTTTTATCCTAACATAGCTACTCCGCTAAAAGCAAACAAAGGCTATTCTATTGAAATAACCTCTACAAAAAAGGACGCAAAAGGTGATTTCATTATTGACGTTGCTTTTAAAAACATCTTGCTAGATGGAGAGTACAGCTACGGAATTGTGTACAGTAATATTTCATTTTTGAATGTAGAAGAGGCAAGAGTGGAAGGAAAAGCTTTAAACACAAACAGTGGTACTTTTCAAGTAATACTTCCCAAAAACAAACTTCAAAGCAAGGCGAGGTTTGCCATAAAAGCTTTTGTAAATACAAACGGCAAAGACCTATTCAGCCCCGATTCGGAAAATATCATTCAAGCTGATTAG
- a CDS encoding arylsulfatase — MKRLIKAALLCVVICVSYSCENKVQKEHETDQSNNTLQKPNIIYILADDLGYGDLGVYGQQKLKTPNIDKLASKGMLFSQHYSGSTVCAPSRSTLMTGMHTGHTMIRGNKEIQPEGQYPIPDNTFTIAEALKKSGYTTGAFGKWGLGYPGSEGDPVKQGFDTFFGYNCQRLGHNYYPRHLWSNTDSLVLTNNQGFGKGTYAPELIHEKTLQFIDDNKDQPFFLYVASIIPHAELAAPEYLMEKHRGKYPPEKAYEGVDDGPTYRNGPYESQTETHAAFAAMVDLLDRQVGEIVKKIEDLGLAENTLIVFTSDNGPHKEGGADPDYFESNGELRGYKRDLYEGGVRVPMIASWPGKIAAGSKTEHISAFWDVFPTFCELTETSTPENLDGISFLPTLLGNQEQQPQHDYLYWEFHEKGGRQAIRKGNWKAVKYNVFKESSEIELYDLSKDIAEQQNVADQHPEVVKEMAQLIQNSRTPSNVFTFKSQTYLNSQ; from the coding sequence ATGAAACGACTAATTAAAGCTGCTCTTTTGTGCGTAGTGATATGCGTATCTTATTCATGCGAGAATAAGGTACAAAAAGAGCATGAAACCGACCAAAGTAACAATACTCTGCAGAAGCCTAATATTATTTACATACTAGCCGATGATTTGGGATACGGCGACCTTGGTGTATACGGGCAGCAAAAATTAAAAACCCCAAACATTGACAAACTCGCCAGTAAAGGCATGCTATTTAGCCAACACTATTCTGGAAGTACGGTGTGCGCACCATCACGTTCGACCTTGATGACTGGGATGCACACAGGCCATACGATGATAAGGGGAAACAAAGAAATTCAGCCCGAGGGTCAATACCCTATTCCCGACAATACTTTCACCATTGCCGAAGCCCTCAAAAAATCGGGTTACACAACTGGAGCCTTTGGTAAGTGGGGATTGGGATACCCAGGCTCAGAAGGCGACCCTGTTAAACAAGGATTTGATACTTTTTTTGGATACAACTGCCAGCGCCTTGGCCACAACTATTACCCCCGACACCTTTGGTCAAATACCGATTCGCTGGTGCTTACAAACAACCAAGGCTTCGGCAAAGGAACATATGCCCCAGAACTCATCCACGAAAAAACTTTGCAGTTTATAGATGACAATAAGGATCAGCCTTTTTTCTTGTACGTGGCGTCTATTATCCCTCATGCTGAGCTTGCCGCTCCAGAATATTTGATGGAAAAACACCGGGGAAAATATCCACCCGAAAAGGCTTATGAGGGAGTAGACGATGGCCCTACATACAGAAATGGTCCTTACGAATCTCAAACAGAAACGCACGCTGCTTTTGCCGCCATGGTCGATCTGCTGGATAGGCAAGTGGGAGAAATTGTGAAAAAAATAGAAGACTTAGGTCTTGCAGAAAATACGCTAATTGTCTTTACTTCAGATAATGGTCCGCACAAAGAAGGCGGAGCAGATCCTGATTATTTCGAAAGTAACGGTGAGCTTCGCGGTTACAAACGTGACCTATACGAAGGGGGCGTACGCGTCCCCATGATCGCCTCTTGGCCAGGGAAAATCGCAGCAGGATCTAAAACTGAACATATTTCTGCTTTTTGGGATGTATTTCCTACATTTTGTGAATTGACCGAAACTAGCACTCCAGAGAACCTTGATGGGATCTCATTTTTGCCAACCTTATTGGGCAACCAAGAACAACAGCCCCAGCACGATTATTTGTATTGGGAATTCCATGAAAAGGGAGGCCGACAAGCGATAAGAAAAGGCAACTGGAAAGCTGTTAAATATAACGTGTTCAAAGAGAGTTCTGAAATTGAACTTTACGACCTTTCAAAAGATATTGCGGAACAGCAAAATGTAGCCGATCAACACCCAGAGGTTGTGAAAGAAATGGCACAATTGATACAAAACTCAAGGACGCCTTCCAATGTGTTTACCTTCAAGTCACAAACCTATTTGAACAGTCAGTAG
- a CDS encoding sorbosone dehydrogenase family protein, with translation MKNNSYIVLAILLFFFPLMACNEAAQQGQAEAEEEQEESTPISGFETDLPLEKIKLPAGFKISVYAKEVKNARSMVLSPSNTLFVGNRTSKNVYALRDEDGDGKAEKKYTIAEDMKMPNGVAFRDGSLYVAEVSRILRYDDIENKLASPPEPVVIYDKYPTETHHGWKYINFGPDGKLYVPVGAPCNICNEEDEVYASITRMNPDGSEVEVFASGVRNSVGFDWHPTTGELWFTDNGRDRLGDDVPPDELNHASQKGLHFGYPFCHAGEITDPEFGSERDCSEFTKPAQKLGPHVAALGMEFYEGKQFPSEYKNQIFIAEHGSWNRSSKIGYRIMLVKLEGNKVVSYEPFATGWLQGEDVWGRPVDVETMPDGSLLVSDDQANVIYRISYEG, from the coding sequence ATGAAAAACAACTCCTATATTGTACTAGCAATTTTGCTGTTCTTCTTCCCCTTGATGGCTTGCAACGAAGCAGCCCAACAAGGTCAGGCAGAGGCGGAGGAAGAACAAGAAGAATCGACACCTATTTCTGGTTTCGAAACTGATTTGCCACTCGAAAAAATAAAGCTACCCGCTGGTTTTAAGATTTCTGTTTATGCCAAAGAGGTGAAGAATGCTCGCTCTATGGTGCTCAGCCCAAGCAATACGCTTTTTGTAGGCAACCGTACTTCCAAAAATGTATATGCCCTCAGAGATGAGGATGGTGATGGGAAAGCGGAAAAGAAATATACCATAGCAGAGGATATGAAAATGCCCAATGGCGTGGCATTTAGGGATGGTTCGCTGTACGTAGCCGAGGTCAGCCGTATTTTGCGCTACGATGATATTGAAAATAAACTAGCTAGCCCGCCTGAACCTGTGGTGATTTACGATAAATATCCCACTGAGACACACCACGGCTGGAAATACATCAACTTTGGCCCTGATGGTAAACTCTACGTGCCCGTAGGTGCACCTTGTAATATTTGCAATGAAGAGGATGAGGTTTACGCCTCTATCACCCGAATGAACCCCGATGGGTCAGAGGTGGAAGTGTTTGCTTCGGGCGTAAGGAACAGCGTAGGCTTCGATTGGCACCCAACTACGGGCGAGCTGTGGTTTACCGATAATGGAAGAGACCGCTTGGGCGATGATGTTCCGCCAGACGAGTTGAACCATGCATCGCAGAAAGGCTTACATTTCGGCTATCCGTTTTGCCACGCTGGCGAAATAACCGATCCAGAGTTTGGTAGCGAGCGCGATTGCTCCGAATTTACCAAGCCTGCCCAAAAGCTTGGGCCGCACGTAGCAGCCCTCGGCATGGAGTTTTACGAGGGAAAGCAATTTCCATCCGAGTACAAAAACCAAATCTTCATTGCTGAACACGGTTCTTGGAACCGTTCTTCTAAAATTGGTTACCGCATTATGTTGGTGAAATTGGAGGGGAATAAAGTAGTTAGCTATGAGCCCTTTGCCACTGGCTGGCTTCAAGGCGAAGACGTGTGGGGCAGGCCTGTCGATGTTGAAACCATGCCCGACGGTTCGCTCCTCGTTTCCGATGATCAGGCAAATGTGATTTACCGTATTTCGTATGAAGGGTAG
- a CDS encoding TonB-dependent receptor, whose amino-acid sequence MKHTPSIFFLLLLSQLSFGQSSNISGKITDSLGVSIPLTAISVEGTTLGAVSNEKGEYRLALRPNKIFNIVISHSNFKSQRREITLQPNETLILNFVLVEKTVQLQEVDITSQPNDDTRKEAGAVKVDPKTLQEIPTPFMDFNQALLSGAALGMSSNSELSSAYSVRGGNFDENLVYVNNMQIYRPFLVRAGQQEGLSFINPDLVKSVEFSSGGWQAKYGDKLSSSLNVDYKTPQRTSASMMLGLLGGSAHLEGISKNKKLSYLVGARHKSSKYLLGTLETQGEYLPRFTDIQTFLTYDLSGKNKEAGTTTIDLLASYARNRYELTPTSRVTTFGTFNQVFRLNVGFVGNEELSYDTFQGGLRLKHKVGEKFTTSFITSAMGTKEREFVNVEGGYQLCDIGQNLNTGELNSCVLVRGIGSEFRYARNFLEAEIYSAESRNTWEVADHTKIEFGARLDYEKIDDKLHEYSFLDSAEYVQLTETITSENELESQRMSGYLQASHAIGYSHSLTYGLRATYWTLNEEWIFSPRLQYALQPDWYSDIVFTASVGLYQQQPFYREMRDFEGNVNTSLKAQSSLHTIVGMDYDFFQWGRPFKFITEVYYKKMWNLVPYDIDNVRLRYYAENNAVGYAWGADFRISGEFIPNTESWFNLSILKTEEDVEEDGRGYIRRPSDQRVTISFFFQDHLPNNPSVRVNFRALYGSGLPYGPPNTPQYRNSFSSGSNYFRTDMGFSKVVKFKQKEGKRTFETLFIGLDILNVFGVSNNISFNWVPDFDGNQFAVPNSLSQRFFNLKAVLKY is encoded by the coding sequence ATGAAACATACTCCTTCTATATTTTTTCTTCTTCTCCTTTCCCAGCTTTCTTTTGGGCAAAGTTCCAATATCTCGGGTAAAATCACCGATTCCTTGGGGGTTAGCATTCCTTTGACCGCCATTTCTGTGGAAGGAACTACCCTTGGAGCTGTTTCCAACGAAAAGGGAGAATATCGGCTTGCCCTACGCCCTAATAAAATTTTTAACATCGTAATTAGCCACAGCAATTTTAAATCGCAACGGAGGGAAATAACCCTACAACCCAATGAAACACTAATACTCAACTTTGTTTTGGTGGAAAAAACGGTTCAGTTGCAAGAGGTGGATATCACTAGCCAACCCAACGACGATACCCGCAAAGAAGCTGGAGCGGTAAAGGTAGACCCAAAGACTTTACAAGAAATACCTACTCCTTTCATGGATTTCAACCAAGCTTTACTTTCAGGCGCTGCTTTGGGTATGTCTAGCAACAGCGAGCTTTCTTCGGCTTATTCGGTAAGGGGCGGAAATTTCGATGAAAACTTGGTGTATGTAAATAATATGCAGATTTACCGACCATTTTTGGTGAGGGCAGGGCAGCAAGAAGGGCTCAGTTTTATCAACCCCGATTTGGTAAAGAGCGTAGAATTTTCTTCGGGAGGTTGGCAAGCAAAATATGGCGACAAACTTTCTTCTTCACTCAATGTAGATTATAAAACTCCGCAGCGAACCTCAGCTTCTATGATGCTTGGTTTACTTGGCGGCAGCGCGCACCTCGAAGGAATTAGCAAAAATAAAAAGCTAAGCTACTTAGTAGGCGCTAGACACAAGTCTTCAAAATATTTACTGGGCACACTTGAAACCCAAGGGGAATACTTGCCTCGCTTTACCGATATCCAAACCTTTTTGACCTACGACCTAAGTGGGAAAAACAAAGAGGCAGGCACTACGACCATCGACCTTTTAGCTTCTTATGCCCGCAACCGCTACGAACTCACCCCAACCTCCCGGGTAACAACTTTTGGAACTTTCAACCAAGTTTTTAGGCTAAATGTCGGTTTTGTAGGAAATGAAGAACTAAGCTACGATACTTTCCAAGGAGGCTTACGGCTCAAGCATAAGGTTGGCGAGAAGTTTACCACTTCGTTCATCACCTCGGCTATGGGTACAAAAGAGCGCGAATTTGTGAACGTGGAGGGAGGTTACCAGCTCTGCGACATTGGGCAAAATTTGAACACAGGAGAGCTAAATAGCTGTGTATTGGTTAGAGGAATTGGTTCTGAGTTTCGCTATGCCCGTAATTTTTTGGAAGCGGAAATTTATTCTGCCGAATCGAGAAACACGTGGGAGGTAGCCGATCATACAAAAATAGAGTTTGGAGCAAGGCTAGATTATGAAAAAATAGACGATAAGCTCCACGAATATTCCTTTTTGGATTCTGCGGAATATGTCCAACTCACGGAAACAATTACTTCGGAAAATGAACTAGAAAGCCAGCGTATGAGTGGCTACCTGCAAGCTAGCCATGCCATTGGCTATTCGCACAGCCTTACCTATGGGCTTCGGGCTACGTACTGGACACTCAACGAGGAATGGATTTTTAGCCCAAGGTTGCAATATGCCCTCCAGCCCGATTGGTATTCGGATATCGTTTTCACAGCTTCGGTAGGGCTCTACCAGCAGCAGCCTTTTTATAGGGAAATGCGTGATTTTGAGGGAAATGTAAATACTTCGCTAAAAGCGCAAAGCTCCCTCCATACCATAGTAGGAATGGACTATGATTTCTTCCAGTGGGGCAGGCCGTTTAAGTTCATTACAGAAGTGTATTACAAAAAAATGTGGAACCTTGTCCCTTACGACATCGACAATGTCCGCCTGAGATACTATGCCGAAAACAATGCTGTGGGCTATGCTTGGGGAGCTGATTTCCGCATCAGCGGGGAGTTTATTCCCAACACCGAATCGTGGTTCAACCTAAGTATTTTGAAAACTGAAGAAGATGTGGAAGAAGATGGAAGAGGATACATCCGCAGGCCTAGCGATCAGCGGGTGACCATTAGTTTTTTCTTTCAAGATCATCTGCCCAACAACCCTAGTGTTCGGGTAAACTTCAGAGCCTTGTACGGTTCTGGGCTTCCTTATGGTCCGCCAAATACGCCCCAATACAGAAACTCATTCAGTTCGGGAAGCAACTACTTCAGAACAGATATGGGCTTTTCCAAAGTGGTCAAATTCAAACAAAAAGAGGGGAAAAGAACATTTGAAACCCTATTTATAGGACTAGATATTTTGAACGTTTTTGGCGTATCTAATAACATCTCCTTCAACTGGGTTCCAGATTTTGACGGGAACCAATTTGCAGTACCAAACAGCCTTTCCCAACGGTTTTTCAACCTAAAAGCCGTGCTGAAATACTAG
- a CDS encoding pentapeptide repeat-containing protein, which translates to MNKYFDSEEFKGLVSLEKGEYDGCTFTNCSLPSANLSGCAFTDCEFESCDLSAANLQNTAMRDVRFISCKLLGLQFAECNEFLFSVGFDSCQLNLSSFYQLNLKKASFKKCSLQEVDFTEANLAEASFQNADLLGAMFDRTNLEKADLRSAENYEIDPENNRIKKTKFSLPAVLGLLRKYDIKIG; encoded by the coding sequence ATGAATAAGTATTTCGATAGCGAAGAATTTAAAGGCTTGGTTTCACTAGAAAAAGGGGAATACGATGGCTGCACATTTACCAACTGCTCGTTGCCAAGTGCAAATCTGAGCGGTTGTGCTTTTACAGACTGCGAGTTTGAAAGCTGCGACCTGAGTGCGGCTAATTTGCAAAACACGGCCATGCGAGATGTCCGATTTATCAGCTGCAAGCTGCTTGGGTTGCAGTTTGCCGAGTGCAATGAATTTCTGTTTTCGGTGGGTTTCGACAGCTGCCAGCTCAACCTTTCTTCTTTCTACCAATTGAACCTAAAAAAGGCGAGCTTCAAGAAATGCAGCTTGCAAGAAGTTGATTTTACCGAAGCCAATCTGGCTGAAGCTTCTTTCCAAAATGCTGACCTTTTGGGGGCAATGTTCGACCGAACCAATCTCGAAAAAGCTGACCTCCGCTCGGCGGAAAACTATGAGATCGACCCCGAAAATAACCGCATAAAAAAGACCAAATTTTCACTACCTGCCGTATTGGGCTTGTTGAGGAAATACGATATCAAAATTGGGTAA